In Pseudophryne corroboree isolate aPseCor3 chromosome 3, aPseCor3.hap2, whole genome shotgun sequence, a genomic segment contains:
- the CNTD1 gene encoding cyclin N-terminal domain-containing protein 1 isoform X2, translating to MNHFPVKTKRIVSNAPGTIFGIAPYDIIEDILIGLANDNETVLEHLTEHNGAFKQPKVIELVFLLSEHWHQDSSTKYIAVELLDRFMILHVEELYKSSVESMNILETVQAKTWKSIKASLCEMFILRMVSCIQITSKLHFHYHIINNNTILQFLTSSGYICNKEELLQSELTVLKTLHFHINIHSPFTYVETLLEVLGQNGCSVSLKDIRDMCVMVLDLVYLLRNPIYDTVLKASVDLSTPNSSQRFLTIKEDQMLLATGVISASSFIISQDYWNQVLEHLSNITGITVNSVFEVCSAILKHCIGAIVLPSH from the exons ATGAATCACTTTCCAGTTAAAACAAAAAGAATAGTTTCAAATGCTCCTGGCACAATATTTGGGATCGCTCCTTATGATATCATAGAAGATATTCTTATTGGCTTGGCTAACGACAATGAGACTGTACTGGAACACTTGACAGAGCACAATGGCGCTTTTAAACAACCAAAAGTTATAG AACTGGTCTTCTTATTGTCAGAACACTGGCATCAGGACAGCTCAACTAAGTACATTGCAGTGGAATTATTAGACAG GTTTATGATCTTACATGTAGAGGAGCTTTATAAATCCAGTGTAGAAAGCATGAACATATTGGAAACAGTACAGGCCAAGACATGGAAATCAATAAAAGCTAGTCTGTGTGAAATGTTCATACTACGCATGGTGTCCTGTATCCAGATCACAAGCAAGCTGCACTTCCACTACCAT ATAATCAATAATAACACAATCCTGCAGTTCCTGACATCATCAGGTTATATCTGTAATAAGGAGGAGTTACTACAATCTGAACTTACAGTGTTAAAAACTCTTCACTTCCATATAAATATCCACTCTCCATTTACTTATGTAGAAACGCTACTAGAGGTTTTAG GACAAAATGGCTGTTCTGTTTCGTTAAAGGACATACGTGATATGTGTGTAATGGTCCTGGATTTGGTTTATCTTCTGAGAAATCCTATATATGACACTGTGCTAAAAGCATCTGTGGATCTGTCAACTCCAAATAGCTCACAGAG GTTTCTGACCATAAAAGAAGATCAGATGCTCCTGGCTACTGGAGTCATTTCAGCCAGCAGTTTTATAATAAGCCAGGACTACTGGAACCAG GTTCTGGAACATTTAAGTAACATCACAGGCATCACAGTGAACTCTGTGTTTGAAGTGTGCTCTGCAATACTGAAGCACTGTATAGGAGCCATTGTCCTGCCCAGTCATTAA
- the CNTD1 gene encoding cyclin N-terminal domain-containing protein 1 isoform X1, giving the protein MNHFPVKTKRIVSNAPGTIFGIAPYDIIEDILIGLANDNETVLEHLTEHNGAFKQPKVIELVFLLSEHWHQDSSTKYIAVELLDRFMILHVEELYKSSVESMNILETVQAKTWKSIKASLCEMFILRMVSCIQITSKLHFHYHIINNNTILQFLTSSGYICNKEELLQSELTVLKTLHFHINIHSPFTYVETLLEVLGQNGCSVSLKDIRDMCVMVLDLVYLLRNPIYDTVLKASVDLSTPNSSQRSRFLTIKEDQMLLATGVISASSFIISQDYWNQVLEHLSNITGITVNSVFEVCSAILKHCIGAIVLPSH; this is encoded by the exons ATGAATCACTTTCCAGTTAAAACAAAAAGAATAGTTTCAAATGCTCCTGGCACAATATTTGGGATCGCTCCTTATGATATCATAGAAGATATTCTTATTGGCTTGGCTAACGACAATGAGACTGTACTGGAACACTTGACAGAGCACAATGGCGCTTTTAAACAACCAAAAGTTATAG AACTGGTCTTCTTATTGTCAGAACACTGGCATCAGGACAGCTCAACTAAGTACATTGCAGTGGAATTATTAGACAG GTTTATGATCTTACATGTAGAGGAGCTTTATAAATCCAGTGTAGAAAGCATGAACATATTGGAAACAGTACAGGCCAAGACATGGAAATCAATAAAAGCTAGTCTGTGTGAAATGTTCATACTACGCATGGTGTCCTGTATCCAGATCACAAGCAAGCTGCACTTCCACTACCAT ATAATCAATAATAACACAATCCTGCAGTTCCTGACATCATCAGGTTATATCTGTAATAAGGAGGAGTTACTACAATCTGAACTTACAGTGTTAAAAACTCTTCACTTCCATATAAATATCCACTCTCCATTTACTTATGTAGAAACGCTACTAGAGGTTTTAG GACAAAATGGCTGTTCTGTTTCGTTAAAGGACATACGTGATATGTGTGTAATGGTCCTGGATTTGGTTTATCTTCTGAGAAATCCTATATATGACACTGTGCTAAAAGCATCTGTGGATCTGTCAACTCCAAATAGCTCACAGAG GAGCAGGTTTCTGACCATAAAAGAAGATCAGATGCTCCTGGCTACTGGAGTCATTTCAGCCAGCAGTTTTATAATAAGCCAGGACTACTGGAACCAG GTTCTGGAACATTTAAGTAACATCACAGGCATCACAGTGAACTCTGTGTTTGAAGTGTGCTCTGCAATACTGAAGCACTGTATAGGAGCCATTGTCCTGCCCAGTCATTAA